TCCTGCCTGGAGGCCGCCCGGGAGCTGGAGGAGCAGCGTCGTTTTGAAGCCGCCGCCCGCACCCTGCGGCAGGGGCTGCAGCTGCTGCAGCGCCTCGGCCGGCAGCCCGAGCTCAGGGAAACCATGAACGCCCGGCTGGAGCGGCTCACCCCCTACCGGGTGCTCGATCTGCTCAGCCGGGATCTCGCCGCCGGCGCCGAACGGCGGGAGGGGCTGGCGCTGCTGGAGCAGCTGGTGCAGCGGCGCGGGGGCCTCGAGGGGGACGGCGATCCCCATTTCCCCCGCGAGGACTTCCAGACCTTCTTCCACCAGATCCGCTCCTTCCTCACCGTTCAGGAACAGGTGGATCTGTTCAGCCGCTGGGCCGCCAGCGGCTCCGAGGCGGCCGACTTCCTGGCCACCATCGCCCTGACCGCCTCCGGCTTCGCCCAGCGCAAGCCCGAACGCATCGCCGACGCCCGGAGCCGTCTGCAGCGCAGCGGACGGGAGGGCGTCGAGCCCCTGCTCGCCAACCTGCACCTGCTGCTGGGGGAGGCCGACACGGCGCGGGCCTGCTTCGACAGCGGCGCCAGCCAGGAGCTCAAAGCCTGGGCGGCCGGCAAGAGTGACGATCCCCTCGGTCAGCTCTGCGCCTACTGCAGTGACTGGCTGGTGCGGGACGTGCTGCCCGGCTACCGGGACCTAGAAGCCGAACCGGATCTGGTGGCCTATTTCAGTGACCGGGACGTGGTGGCCTACGTGGAGCGGGAGGACCAGCGGCGGGGCCGCGCCTACCTCTCGGCACCGGCGGCGCCGGCCGCGGCGGCCCCACCCCCGTTCCCGAGCTTCGAGACCCCTGGTTTTCCTGCCGCAGAGTCCTTCGCTCCCGGCGCCTCGGCCCTGGAGGGCTTCGCCTCCCTGCCGCCGACAGGCCCCGGGACGGATCTTGAGGACGAGCGGGATCTCGATGACGAGGTGCCCCTGCGCTGGCCCGTTCCCCCCCGGCCCTGGCTGCTGGCGGGCGGCGCCGCCCTGCTGCTGCTCCTGGCCGGCGCCTGGGTGCTGCGGCAGCGCCAGAGCGCTCCGCCGCCGCCCCAGCCGCCGGCTCCGCTGCCAGCTCCGGCCGCCAGGCCCCCGGCCGCGCCGACTCCCACCCCCGTGCCGGCGGGCGGCCCGAGCCTGGAGCCCCTCACCAGCCCCCGACCCGATGCGGCCCAGGTCCGCCGGCTGCTGGAGGACTGGCTGACGATCAAAGCTGATGTGCTGGCCGGTGAGCCCATTCCCCAGGGCCTGGATCGCATTGCCCGGGAAGGGCCG
This genomic stretch from Cyanobium gracile PCC 6307 harbors:
- a CDS encoding ARC6/PARC6 family protein: MDLPIDHFRLLGVSPSADAQGVLRTLQSRLDRVPHGGFTQETLQARADLLRASADLLCDHDRRAAYEAELTGLADTGGSLQPALEIATTRQVGGLLLLMEGGQPLETFELASRCLQLPQAPTLGSGRETDLTLLAGLSCLEAARELEEQRRFEAAARTLRQGLQLLQRLGRQPELRETMNARLERLTPYRVLDLLSRDLAAGAERREGLALLEQLVQRRGGLEGDGDPHFPREDFQTFFHQIRSFLTVQEQVDLFSRWAASGSEAADFLATIALTASGFAQRKPERIADARSRLQRSGREGVEPLLANLHLLLGEADTARACFDSGASQELKAWAAGKSDDPLGQLCAYCSDWLVRDVLPGYRDLEAEPDLVAYFSDRDVVAYVEREDQRRGRAYLSAPAAPAAAAPPPFPSFETPGFPAAESFAPGASALEGFASLPPTGPGTDLEDERDLDDEVPLRWPVPPRPWLLAGGAALLLLLAGAWVLRQRQSAPPPPQPPAPLPAPAARPPAAPTPTPVPAGGPSLEPLTSPRPDAAQVRRLLEDWLTIKADVLAGEPIPQGLDRIAREGPVELLTRERRSDAARGQTQRLDVRITDLTLSESGPRRIVAVARLRYSDRRLDENGKVVESTAPMELRNGYVFGRDGDSWRLVATQSLN